From a region of the Prosthecobacter debontii genome:
- a CDS encoding PilN domain-containing protein has protein sequence MSFAASTLLLPSPDATWRVWKPRSTSGGEAVETPSSVANQGKPLVVGLPATACRTVGMILPNADHEILEQIIITQLERKGLKLEGGAHRNFRWHLLTQTASLATVSVDILADPFPQDLALSQASDYTAALRLLSLPNGHLVIAEEHGALVLAANYQGKLYHSHLFAPATAAADEIAQDITLARLALEQDLGVGSISGITLVGSAWVPEITETLTSSTELPTRVVPHLPPNNELDTKSWPQLLPASVRVAQTSASRRGNLIRFSILGGLLFVAMGFLAFAYLRFQEKTASELEAAVEATAEPAMQVKKTVERWKALAPAIEPRRYPMFILAEITKLMPPSGIVIRDFEIKDNEIDIRGEARDAQMAFQFVEDLQKHSVLGQYSWSKPQPTVRDKTAQFRAQGKRQ, from the coding sequence ATGTCGTTTGCCGCCTCCACCCTCCTCCTTCCCTCCCCGGATGCCACTTGGCGTGTTTGGAAACCGCGGAGCACCAGCGGAGGGGAAGCGGTAGAAACGCCCAGCTCAGTCGCTAATCAGGGAAAACCACTCGTTGTCGGTCTTCCGGCTACGGCTTGCCGGACCGTGGGCATGATTTTACCGAATGCCGACCACGAGATTCTCGAACAGATCATCATCACCCAACTGGAGAGAAAAGGGCTGAAACTAGAGGGAGGAGCTCATCGAAATTTCCGTTGGCATTTACTGACCCAAACGGCCTCCCTCGCCACTGTCAGCGTGGACATTCTGGCAGATCCCTTTCCACAAGATCTAGCGCTTTCTCAGGCCTCGGACTATACCGCCGCATTACGGCTTCTCAGCCTACCTAACGGTCACCTCGTCATTGCCGAAGAGCATGGTGCTTTGGTCCTCGCGGCCAATTACCAGGGCAAGCTCTATCACAGTCACCTCTTTGCTCCGGCCACCGCAGCGGCCGATGAGATCGCCCAGGATATCACCCTTGCTCGGCTAGCTCTGGAACAAGACCTCGGAGTCGGCAGCATTTCAGGGATTACTCTCGTGGGTTCAGCCTGGGTGCCCGAGATCACAGAGACACTGACTTCCTCGACCGAACTCCCCACGCGAGTTGTTCCGCATCTTCCCCCTAACAATGAGCTGGACACCAAGAGTTGGCCCCAGCTCCTTCCAGCCAGTGTTCGGGTTGCTCAAACCAGCGCCTCCCGTCGGGGTAACCTGATCCGCTTCAGCATTCTGGGCGGCTTGCTCTTCGTGGCCATGGGCTTCCTCGCCTTCGCTTATCTGCGTTTTCAGGAAAAGACAGCCTCTGAATTGGAAGCCGCCGTCGAAGCCACGGCTGAACCTGCCATGCAGGTCAAAAAAACCGTTGAACGATGGAAAGCACTCGCACCAGCCATTGAGCCCCGACGTTACCCCATGTTCATCTTGGCCGAAATCACCAAACTGATGCCTCCCAGCGGTATCGTGATCCGTGATTTTGAGATCAAGGACAATGAGATCGATATTCGTGGGGAAGCACGGGATGCCCAGATGGCTTTCCAGTTCGTCGAAGACCTGCAAAAACACAGCGTGCTCGGTCAGTATTCCTGGAGCAAACCTCAGCCGACGGTCCGTGACAAGACGGCCCAATTCCGCGCCCAGGGCAAACGCCAATAA